One Methylobacterium sp. 77 DNA window includes the following coding sequences:
- a CDS encoding ABC transporter substrate-binding protein, translated as MQMHLSTILTAGRKAVAGCALALGLLTASASIPAAQAAEPLRIGYSDWPGWVAWQVAIEKGWLKQAGIDATFEWFDYSASMDAFSAGKLDAVTCTNGDALVMGGNGAKNVMIMLTDYSNGNDMIVGKPGVKTLADLKGKKVGLEVGLVEHLLLINGLTKLGLKETDVTLVNAKTNETPQVLASGDVSGIGAWQPIAGQAMKGAAGAKPLYTSADEPGLIYDVVAVSPSSLSGRRAEWIKFVGVWDKVVAYIQDPKTQPDAVAIMAAKVGIDAPTFTRFLKGTKLLTLAEGAKVMKDADGFGSLYGSSRYADAFNVKYEVYKTAQDVKSYIDPALTDGK; from the coding sequence ATGCAGATGCACCTTTCGACGATCCTGACCGCCGGACGCAAGGCGGTCGCGGGCTGCGCCCTCGCTCTCGGCCTCCTCACGGCCTCCGCTTCCATCCCCGCCGCTCAAGCCGCCGAGCCGCTGCGCATCGGCTACAGCGACTGGCCCGGCTGGGTCGCGTGGCAGGTCGCCATCGAGAAGGGCTGGCTCAAGCAAGCGGGGATCGACGCGACGTTCGAGTGGTTCGACTACTCGGCCTCCATGGACGCGTTCTCCGCCGGCAAGCTCGACGCCGTCACCTGCACCAATGGCGATGCCCTGGTGATGGGTGGCAATGGCGCCAAGAACGTCATGATCATGCTCACCGACTATTCGAACGGCAACGACATGATCGTCGGCAAGCCGGGCGTGAAGACGCTGGCCGATCTCAAGGGCAAGAAGGTCGGCCTCGAAGTCGGCCTCGTCGAGCATCTGCTCCTGATCAACGGCCTGACCAAGCTCGGCCTCAAGGAGACCGACGTCACCCTGGTCAACGCTAAGACCAACGAGACCCCCCAGGTCCTGGCCTCCGGCGACGTCTCGGGCATCGGCGCGTGGCAGCCCATTGCCGGGCAGGCGATGAAGGGTGCCGCCGGCGCCAAGCCCCTCTACACCTCCGCCGACGAGCCGGGCCTGATCTACGACGTGGTCGCCGTCTCGCCGTCGAGCCTGTCCGGGCGCCGCGCCGAATGGATTAAGTTCGTCGGCGTCTGGGACAAGGTCGTCGCCTACATCCAGGACCCGAAGACGCAGCCCGACGCGGTGGCGATCATGGCGGCCAAGGTCGGCATCGACGCCCCCACCTTCACCCGCTTCCTCAAGGGCACCAAGCTGCTCACCCTCGCCGAAGGCGCCAAGGTGATGAAGGATGCCGACGGCTTCGGCTCGCTTTACGGGTCCAGCCGCTACGCCGACGCCTTCAACGTCAAGTATGAGGTCTACAAGACCGCCCAGGACGTGAAGAGCTACATCGACCCGGCGCTGACCGACGGCAAATGA
- a CDS encoding ABC transporter permease: MTAEMRQGLERAPLLPPVGEGGPRSGSDEGSTIAGEVAPSPGRSATTLPREGGRGAAARRASRRRRSWIGVARPLSPRRRTALAILSFLIPLLTWAAVSYVPFLWHPLVEVTDPGDIAWMEPGMRVPKAAFADEVASSKAAGTAEPNGKPANPVYLPAPHEVATAFWTSLTAQPTQRDAIRLPFSLWHSIQIIFWGFVLSSLVGVPLGILCGAQPTLARLTEPVIEFVRYMPAPAFGALMVAILGIYDGPKIAIIVIGTFFQQVLVIANTTRRIEPLLIEAALTLGARNLRLIRRVIVPAMLPQLYRDQRILLGWAWTYLIVAELIGTSSGITFFITQQARYQHFDNVYAAILIIGLVGSATDLALAWIGRRLFPYDRSEA, encoded by the coding sequence ATGACCGCCGAGATGCGCCAGGGCCTGGAGCGGGCGCCCCTTCTCCCCCCTGTGGGAGAAGGTGGCCCGCGCAGCGGGTCGGATGAGGGGAGCACCATCGCCGGAGAGGTCGCCCCCTCTCCCGGTCGCTCCGCGACCACCCTCCCCCGCGAAGGGGGGAGGGGCGCGGCGGCGCGGCGTGCGTCCAGGCGCCGCCGGTCTTGGATCGGCGTCGCGCGGCCGCTCTCGCCGCGTCGGCGGACGGCGCTGGCCATCCTCTCGTTCCTGATTCCGCTCCTGACCTGGGCGGCGGTCTCCTACGTCCCGTTCCTGTGGCATCCCCTCGTGGAAGTGACCGATCCGGGCGACATCGCCTGGATGGAGCCGGGGATGCGCGTTCCGAAGGCGGCCTTCGCCGACGAGGTCGCCTCGTCCAAGGCGGCCGGCACGGCCGAACCGAACGGCAAGCCGGCCAATCCCGTCTACCTGCCCGCTCCGCACGAGGTGGCGACGGCGTTCTGGACCTCGCTGACGGCGCAGCCGACGCAGCGCGACGCCATCCGCCTTCCCTTCAGCCTGTGGCACTCGATCCAGATCATCTTCTGGGGCTTCGTCCTGTCCTCTCTCGTCGGCGTCCCCCTCGGCATCCTCTGCGGCGCGCAGCCGACCCTGGCGCGCCTGACCGAGCCGGTCATCGAGTTCGTCCGCTACATGCCGGCGCCCGCCTTCGGGGCGCTGATGGTGGCGATCCTCGGCATCTATGACGGGCCCAAGATCGCGATCATCGTCATCGGCACCTTCTTCCAGCAGGTGCTGGTCATCGCCAACACGACCCGGCGGATCGAGCCGCTGCTGATCGAGGCGGCGCTGACGCTGGGTGCGCGCAACCTGCGCCTCATCCGGCGGGTGATCGTGCCGGCGATGCTGCCGCAGCTCTATCGCGACCAGCGCATCCTGCTCGGATGGGCCTGGACCTACCTCATCGTCGCCGAACTCATCGGCACCTCGTCGGGCATCACCTTCTTCATCACGCAGCAGGCCCGCTACCAGCATTTCGACAACGTCTACGCCGCGATCCTCATCATCGGCCTCGTCGGTTCGGCCACCGACCTCGCCCTCGCCTGGATCGGCCGCCGGCTGTTCCCATACGACAGGAGCGAAGCATGA